The Triticum aestivum cultivar Chinese Spring chromosome 7B, IWGSC CS RefSeq v2.1, whole genome shotgun sequence genome window below encodes:
- the LOC123157570 gene encoding uncharacterized protein, with protein sequence MDESDERGNGGGHHHGYEWKLPAALSANTTSVHVTALDGVVNVNSLFTVAVFVGLSLATPGELRSLAGDPSCDAGPDVARSLLVLEVVAFSSFLFSSLVAQGLKLAINLINSKDPDDTHAHIDARLLRLGMLASAVGSVVGCVFLMASMVMVVQIRLGTLGCASNRAAAKAAAGLVGLVSTALVVYISTVFYTFTH encoded by the exons ATGGATGA ATCTGACGAGcgcggcaacggcggcggccaTCACCACGGCTACGAGTGGAAGCTCCCGGCGGCGCTGTCGGCGAACACGACGAGCGTGCACGTGACGGCGCTGGACGGGGTGGTCAACGTGAACTCGCTCTTCACGGTGGCCGTCTTCGTGGGCCTCTCCCTCGCGACCCCCGGCGAGCTCCGCAGCCTTGCCGGAGACCCGTCCTGCGACGCCGGGCCCGACGTGGCGCGGTCCCTGCTGGTCCTCGAGGTGGTcgccttctcctccttcctcttctccagCCTCGTCGCGCAGGGCCTCAAGCTCGCGATCAACCTCATCAACTCCAAGGATCCTGACGACACGCACGCCCACATCgacgcccgcctgctccggctcggGATGCTGGCCTCCGCCGTGGGCTCCGTCGTCGGCTGCGTCTTCTTGATGGCGTCCATGGTGATGGTCGTGCAGATCCGGCTCGGCACCCTGGGATGCGCCAGCAACCGGGCCGCTGCCAAGGCCGCCGCAGGGCTCGTCGGGCTCGTCTCCACCGCCCTCGTCGTGTACATCAGCACCGTCTTCTACACTTTCACTCACTGA